The Terriglobus tenax genome contains a region encoding:
- a CDS encoding aldose epimerase family protein, which produces MSETVVTKAVFGRLPDGGEVEIFTMKNDVAEARVMSWGARLVSLKTKDREGVLADISLGYDKLEEWLVDRPHFGSTIGRFGNRIALGKFTLDGVEYQLPINNGPNSLHGGPLGFDKLPWTAKQVPDGVELTLVSPDGDAGYPGTLTVKTTYTLVGSELRLKYHAVTDKATILNLTNHSYFNLRGDDRGDVADTVVTIYADKYLPTDEGQIPTGEVASVEGTPMDLRSPQVVSKLWDDTSFEPLRIGEGFDHMWIVNGEPGTMRPMAEAYLPETGRVLTVKSTEPGMQFYTGNHLTGAFTGRHGQVYAVRTGFCFETQGYPDAPNHANFPSTVLRPGEVFASETVYGFGVR; this is translated from the coding sequence ATGAGTGAGACGGTGGTGACGAAGGCGGTGTTCGGCAGGTTGCCGGATGGTGGTGAGGTCGAGATCTTCACGATGAAGAACGATGTGGCCGAGGCCCGGGTAATGAGCTGGGGAGCGCGGCTGGTGAGTCTGAAGACCAAGGATCGTGAGGGCGTGCTGGCCGATATTTCACTGGGGTACGACAAGCTGGAGGAGTGGCTGGTGGACCGTCCTCACTTCGGTTCGACGATTGGACGGTTTGGCAATCGCATTGCCCTGGGCAAGTTCACGCTGGATGGGGTGGAGTATCAGTTGCCGATCAACAACGGACCGAACTCGCTGCACGGCGGACCACTGGGTTTTGACAAGCTGCCGTGGACGGCAAAGCAGGTACCGGATGGTGTGGAGCTGACGCTGGTGTCTCCGGATGGCGATGCGGGATATCCGGGCACGCTGACGGTGAAGACGACCTACACGCTGGTGGGCAGCGAGCTGCGGCTGAAGTACCACGCGGTGACGGACAAGGCGACGATTCTGAACCTGACCAACCACAGCTACTTCAACCTGCGGGGTGATGATCGCGGGGATGTGGCCGATACCGTGGTGACGATTTACGCGGACAAGTATCTGCCGACGGATGAGGGGCAGATCCCGACGGGAGAGGTGGCATCGGTGGAGGGAACGCCGATGGACCTGCGGTCGCCGCAGGTGGTGAGCAAGCTGTGGGATGACACGAGCTTTGAGCCGCTGCGCATTGGCGAGGGCTTTGACCACATGTGGATTGTGAATGGCGAGCCGGGAACGATGCGTCCGATGGCGGAGGCGTATTTGCCGGAGACGGGGCGTGTGCTGACGGTGAAGTCAACGGAGCCGGGGATGCAGTTCTACACGGGCAATCACCTGACGGGTGCGTTTACGGGGCGGCATGGGCAGGTGTATGCGGTGCGGACGGGCTTCTGCTTTGAGACGCAGGGGTATCCGGATGCTCCGAACCATGCGAATTTTCCTTCGACGGTATTGAGGCCGGGGGAGGTGTTTGCGTCGGAGACGGTGTATGGGTTTGGAGTGAGGTAG
- a CDS encoding MFS transporter, whose amino-acid sequence MAAVSRPANTSNLRWFVCFLLFLATTVNYMDRSVFSLIEPVLHGVAFMGWNPAADKFHQPIFDNNFGNVVIFFQIAYGIGLLTAGRVVDRLGTKAGYAIAIAIWGLASMSHSLVTSVVGFYIARVCLGLGEAGNFPAAIKATSEWFPSEERALATGIFNSGSNFSSLVAPLLVASVTAHWGWRYAFVATGSMGMGWLVLWLLFPYNKLRPSQDTLTQQYVALPVEKQSFFSIIATRRAWAFALGKGLTDGVWWFYLFYLPQFLNRNYGLDLSAQYWFLVTVYLFSSVGSVFGGALSGILMKRGMSVNAGRKFAMLAMALCVVPVVFVPHVGTLFGSNPWPATALFALAAAAHQGWSANIFSTAGDMFPTTAVSTVVGFGGAMGAVGGALFTSMVKANLSLHPLVVFTVAGSAYLVALLIMHLLVPRMGRPKEAI is encoded by the coding sequence ATGGCCGCCGTATCCCGCCCTGCAAATACCTCGAACCTGCGCTGGTTTGTCTGCTTCCTGCTCTTTCTCGCGACCACGGTCAACTACATGGACCGTTCCGTCTTCTCGCTGATCGAGCCGGTCCTCCACGGCGTAGCCTTCATGGGCTGGAATCCCGCCGCGGACAAGTTCCACCAACCCATCTTCGATAACAACTTCGGCAACGTCGTCATCTTCTTCCAGATCGCCTACGGCATCGGCCTGCTCACCGCCGGCCGCGTCGTCGACCGTCTCGGAACCAAGGCCGGATACGCCATCGCCATCGCCATCTGGGGTCTGGCCTCCATGAGTCACTCCCTGGTCACCTCCGTCGTCGGCTTCTACATTGCCCGCGTCTGCCTTGGCCTCGGCGAAGCCGGTAACTTCCCCGCAGCCATCAAGGCCACCTCCGAATGGTTCCCCTCAGAAGAGCGCGCCCTGGCCACCGGCATCTTCAACTCCGGATCCAACTTCTCTTCGCTCGTCGCTCCGCTTCTGGTCGCCAGCGTAACGGCACACTGGGGCTGGCGCTACGCCTTCGTCGCCACCGGCTCCATGGGCATGGGCTGGCTCGTCCTCTGGCTGCTCTTCCCTTACAACAAGCTGCGTCCCTCGCAGGACACCCTTACCCAGCAGTACGTCGCTCTCCCCGTCGAGAAGCAGAGCTTCTTCTCCATCATCGCCACCCGCCGCGCATGGGCCTTCGCCCTCGGCAAGGGACTCACCGACGGCGTCTGGTGGTTTTACCTCTTCTACCTGCCCCAGTTCCTCAACCGGAACTACGGTCTCGATCTCAGTGCGCAGTATTGGTTCCTGGTCACCGTCTACCTGTTCTCCTCGGTAGGCTCCGTCTTCGGTGGAGCGCTCTCCGGCATCCTGATGAAGCGCGGCATGAGCGTCAACGCCGGACGCAAGTTCGCCATGCTCGCCATGGCCCTCTGCGTCGTCCCGGTCGTCTTCGTTCCACATGTCGGAACCCTCTTCGGCTCCAACCCCTGGCCCGCCACCGCGCTCTTCGCCCTGGCCGCCGCAGCCCACCAGGGATGGTCTGCCAACATCTTCTCCACCGCCGGTGACATGTTCCCCACCACCGCCGTCTCCACCGTCGTCGGCTTCGGCGGCGCCATGGGAGCCGTCGGCGGAGCGCTCTTCACCTCCATGGTCAAGGCCAACCTCTCGCTCCACCCTCTGGTCGTCTTCACCGTCGCCGGCTCCGCCTACCTCGTGGCCCTGCTCATCATGCACCTCCTGGTACCCCGGATGGGCCGCCCCAAAGAAGCCATCTAG
- a CDS encoding aminotransferase class V-fold PLP-dependent enzyme, with product MAGNRRDFLKLAASGVVLPSAVTGGVEAQGSAAGAAHEAEFTQWYDVDRSLTNLENAYWNVMARPVMEEYWRQTQFVNRVNVPFVRSVTTDRTLNGDLEMVRSHVAALVGVQKDEIALTRCGTESLQDLISGYTPLKPGDEVVFCDIDYDAMVNTMLFLEDRRGVKVSTFEMPEPVTTAAILEAYETKLKNTPKAKLMLVTHLCHKTGLVNPVKEIIAIARKHGVTVILDTAQAVGQMPVDLKDIDADFAGFSLHKWIGAPLGVGAIYVKKERLGDLELCLGNREDAADDVRSRVYPGTYNFAATLTIPAALAFHNKLTVEKKQARLTGLRDRWVHAVKDVEGVQILTPEEKGRYGATTSFRVKGMKSFEQAKQMQDVLRKKYGIVTVARKGIAKGAAVRVTPALYNTETEVDKLVVALKAERGMFG from the coding sequence GTGGCGGGGAACAGGCGTGATTTCCTGAAACTGGCGGCCAGTGGTGTGGTGTTGCCGTCGGCGGTAACGGGGGGTGTGGAAGCGCAGGGCAGCGCGGCGGGTGCGGCGCACGAGGCGGAGTTTACGCAGTGGTATGACGTGGACCGCAGCCTGACGAACCTGGAGAACGCCTATTGGAACGTGATGGCTCGCCCGGTGATGGAGGAGTACTGGCGGCAGACGCAGTTTGTGAACCGGGTGAATGTTCCGTTTGTGCGCAGCGTGACAACAGACCGCACGCTGAACGGTGACCTGGAGATGGTGCGGAGCCACGTGGCTGCGCTGGTGGGCGTGCAGAAGGATGAGATTGCGCTGACACGGTGCGGGACGGAGAGCCTGCAGGACCTGATCAGCGGGTATACGCCGTTGAAGCCGGGCGACGAGGTGGTGTTCTGCGACATTGACTACGACGCGATGGTGAACACCATGCTGTTTCTGGAGGACCGGCGTGGAGTGAAGGTATCGACCTTTGAGATGCCAGAACCGGTGACGACGGCGGCGATCCTGGAGGCGTATGAGACGAAGCTGAAGAACACACCCAAAGCCAAGCTGATGCTGGTGACGCACCTATGCCATAAGACGGGGCTGGTGAATCCGGTGAAGGAGATTATCGCGATTGCGCGGAAGCATGGTGTGACAGTGATTCTGGATACGGCGCAGGCGGTAGGACAGATGCCGGTGGACCTGAAAGATATCGACGCGGACTTTGCGGGGTTCAGCCTGCATAAGTGGATTGGCGCTCCGCTGGGCGTGGGCGCGATTTATGTGAAGAAGGAGCGGCTGGGCGACCTGGAGCTGTGCCTGGGCAATCGCGAGGACGCGGCGGACGATGTGCGGTCGCGGGTGTATCCGGGGACATATAACTTTGCGGCGACGCTGACGATTCCGGCGGCGCTTGCTTTCCATAACAAGCTGACGGTGGAGAAGAAGCAAGCGCGGCTGACGGGCTTGCGCGACCGCTGGGTGCATGCGGTGAAGGATGTAGAGGGCGTGCAGATTCTGACGCCGGAAGAGAAAGGGCGCTATGGCGCGACGACCTCGTTCCGCGTGAAGGGCATGAAGAGCTTTGAGCAGGCGAAGCAGATGCAGGATGTGCTGCGGAAGAAATATGGGATTGTGACGGTGGCGCGGAAGGGGATTGCGAAGGGTGCGGCGGTTCGGGTGACTCCGGCGCTATATAACACTGAGACTGAGGTGGATAAGCTGGTGGTGGCGTTGAAGGCGGAGCGGGGAATGTTTGGGTGA